In Archangium violaceum, the following are encoded in one genomic region:
- a CDS encoding RebB family R body protein, translated as MADSDNVDLATLGAEAELVRLGTAVAQVLAKLNEVTARQQQSILDLVVEARVASESVRGPGPEPKSAFLPPIEPAQSVAPVEGNEPESRASSVHPDEVRARALASVYEAAAQALGLAFHNAVANQQQLNVLGQAALSQSAVLVLSSGPSGESHPVGVLKAG; from the coding sequence ATGGCGGATAGCGACAACGTGGATCTGGCGACGCTCGGCGCCGAGGCGGAGCTGGTGCGTCTCGGGACGGCGGTGGCCCAGGTACTGGCGAAGCTGAACGAGGTCACCGCGCGGCAGCAGCAGAGCATCCTGGATCTCGTCGTGGAGGCCCGGGTGGCCAGCGAGTCCGTCCGGGGCCCGGGGCCCGAGCCGAAGTCCGCCTTCCTCCCGCCCATCGAGCCAGCACAGTCCGTGGCCCCGGTGGAGGGGAACGAGCCCGAGTCCAGGGCCTCGTCCGTCCACCCCGATGAGGTGAGGGCGCGGGCCCTGGCCTCGGTGTACGAGGCGGCGGCGCAGGCGCTCGGCCTGGCGTTCCACAACGCGGTGGCCAACCAGCAGCAGCTCAACGTCCTGGGGCAGGCGGCCCTGAGCCAGTCGGCCGTCCTGGTGCTCTCGTCCGGGCCCTCCGGCGAGTCGCACCCGGTGGGCGTCCTCAAGGCGGGCTGA
- the gloA gene encoding lactoylglutathione lyase: MRILHTMLRVGDLEKSLDFYTRVLGMQLLRRKDYPDGKFTLAFVGYGPEDTHPALELTHNWDTSKYELGNAYGHVALGVKDIHATCDAIRKAGGKVVREPGPMKHGTTVIAFIEDPDGYRVELIQQGS, from the coding sequence ATGCGAATCCTCCACACGATGCTGCGTGTCGGCGACCTCGAGAAGTCGCTGGACTTCTACACCCGCGTCCTCGGAATGCAGTTGCTGCGCCGCAAGGACTACCCGGATGGCAAGTTCACCCTGGCCTTCGTGGGCTACGGCCCCGAGGACACCCACCCGGCCCTGGAGCTCACCCACAACTGGGACACCTCGAAGTACGAGCTGGGCAACGCCTACGGCCACGTCGCCCTGGGCGTGAAGGACATCCACGCCACCTGTGACGCCATCCGCAAGGCCGGTGGCAAGGTGGTGCGCGAGCCGGGTCCCATGAAGCACGGCACCACCGTCATCGCCTTCATCGAGGACCCGGACGGCTACCG
- a CDS encoding ligand-binding sensor domain-containing protein — translation MLLSTLTAALLSATVTNTETVHDLASYNGHVVACTEGGLELFTSAGRPVRKLTVEDGLPSHFCRALEVAGDRLFAATDEGVVVMDDRWRVEPVVEAKWYALPAAEGMNAEVYRAALGWLSERLLAGPTYTAFTERYLGTADGRVMAPASGRMWTVPGQVLLLEEEGDSLRVGTTEGTFTLGPDGLVSLPVPVGPLAYATGPGSETRVLGAEGESRRWGASSGEPRALPAGATSTLEEKGVAWVGTRDQGVFRRQDKEWKRVTPSGQLCGNHITALTRHQGQRVVGTFDKGVCWELPDGRWRTFRAPNLPSNHVLGLASDGKNLYVATMYGLGLYDGKSWTPMAYGGRNPVALGKLSVLAAMADTEDGVALVDGRGVSFVKRASQPLELAKRLQLPEGWSSHVSVADGTGRYLWVASEDRGLVRWDGTQWNRFHDGKNLTDNWVTALSADGEGRAVVGSCQDGFSYFDGERWTRVRDAAGLPSRYVVSTALVPGGALVGTLRGAAHYDAASGTVRALPRLADPRVHSLLVEEDTALFGTEGGLSQHAWSAPATVSQR, via the coding sequence ATGCTGCTCTCCACCCTGACCGCCGCCCTGCTCTCCGCCACCGTCACCAACACCGAGACGGTGCATGACCTCGCCTCGTACAACGGCCACGTGGTGGCCTGCACCGAGGGTGGCCTGGAGCTCTTCACCTCCGCGGGCCGGCCGGTGCGCAAGTTGACGGTGGAGGACGGCCTGCCGAGCCACTTCTGCCGCGCGCTGGAGGTCGCGGGAGACCGTCTCTTCGCCGCCACGGACGAGGGCGTGGTGGTGATGGACGACCGCTGGCGCGTGGAGCCGGTGGTAGAGGCGAAGTGGTACGCGCTGCCCGCGGCGGAGGGCATGAACGCGGAGGTGTACCGCGCGGCGCTCGGGTGGCTCTCGGAGCGGCTGCTCGCGGGCCCCACGTACACGGCCTTCACCGAGCGCTACCTCGGCACCGCGGACGGGCGGGTGATGGCTCCGGCCTCGGGGCGCATGTGGACGGTGCCAGGGCAGGTACTGCTACTGGAAGAGGAGGGTGACTCGCTGCGCGTGGGCACCACCGAGGGCACCTTCACGCTGGGGCCAGATGGGCTCGTGTCCCTCCCCGTCCCCGTGGGGCCGCTCGCGTACGCCACGGGCCCGGGGAGCGAGACGCGGGTACTCGGCGCGGAGGGCGAGTCCCGGCGCTGGGGCGCGAGCTCGGGCGAGCCCAGGGCCCTGCCCGCGGGAGCCACGAGCACGCTCGAGGAGAAGGGCGTGGCATGGGTGGGCACCCGTGACCAGGGCGTCTTCCGGCGTCAGGACAAGGAGTGGAAGCGGGTGACGCCCTCGGGCCAGCTGTGTGGCAACCACATCACCGCGCTCACGCGGCACCAGGGACAGCGGGTGGTGGGCACCTTCGACAAGGGCGTGTGCTGGGAGCTGCCCGACGGGCGGTGGCGGACGTTCCGCGCGCCGAACCTCCCGAGCAACCATGTGCTGGGCCTCGCGAGCGATGGGAAGAACCTCTACGTGGCCACGATGTACGGGCTGGGCCTCTACGATGGGAAGTCGTGGACGCCCATGGCGTACGGAGGCCGCAACCCGGTGGCGCTCGGCAAGCTGTCGGTGCTGGCGGCGATGGCGGACACGGAGGACGGTGTCGCCCTGGTGGATGGACGGGGTGTCTCCTTCGTGAAGCGGGCGAGCCAGCCGCTCGAGCTGGCGAAGCGGCTGCAACTGCCGGAAGGCTGGAGCTCCCATGTCTCGGTGGCCGACGGCACCGGGCGCTACCTCTGGGTGGCGAGCGAGGACCGGGGACTCGTGCGCTGGGACGGCACGCAGTGGAACCGCTTCCACGACGGCAAGAACCTCACGGACAACTGGGTGACGGCGCTCTCGGCGGACGGTGAGGGCCGCGCGGTGGTGGGCTCGTGTCAGGACGGCTTCAGCTACTTCGACGGCGAGCGCTGGACGCGGGTGCGCGACGCCGCGGGACTGCCGAGCCGCTACGTGGTGTCCACCGCACTGGTACCGGGCGGGGCCCTGGTGGGCACGCTGCGGGGCGCGGCCCATTACGACGCGGCGAGCGGAACGGTGCGCGCGCTGCCCCGGCTCGCGGACCCGCGCGTGCACTCCCTCCTCGTGGAGGAAGACACGGCCCTCTTCGGCACCGAGGGAGGACTCTCCCAGCACGCCTGGAGCGCCCCGGCCACCGTCTCCCAACGCTGA